A window of Panicum virgatum strain AP13 chromosome 8K, P.virgatum_v5, whole genome shotgun sequence contains these coding sequences:
- the LOC120646160 gene encoding ankyrin repeat-containing protein At5g02620-like: protein MDRRLLEAAVTGDTIAMQHLVEHVTGVLYGSTPPGNNCLHISAIHGQEGFCKAVLALNKESLPLLLTAVNASGETPLLTAVTSGHVSVASVLLSYCRDQKLSRAILKQDKHGFNALHHAIRSSHKSLALELIAAEPALSHAVNKYQESAMFMAVMRQNYEDVVDKLLKIPDSAHEGSDGSNALHAAVRNGNSVLAQKIVETRPWLAREKEKSIPNTPLHVAVLFNKIDVLRVLLEHDRSLGYALGSNRGDTPLLVCAAHRGHVGVARELLKHCPDAPYCDTSGWTCLHEAVSTVQREFVQFVLGSPQLRRLINMRDGDGETPLHLAVQKCDPKMVAALLQHHDIDVTVTDNDGDNATWQLSGATKHAKTLYWNEVSMLLLKADPRDETCIYNLHKEAKEKVTNLMRKDIKSLNETYTGNTSLVAILIATITFAAAFTLPGGYSTDAGNEGFPIMAKKVAFQAFLISDTLAMCSSLAVAFICIIAKWEDLEFLIYYRSFTKKLMWFAYMATTTAFATGLYTVLAHHLQWLAVAVCVLTGLLPIVTKLLGEWPILKLRFRLGRTFKSELLDMV, encoded by the exons ATGGACAGGCGTCTCCTGGAAGCAGCCGTAACTGGAGACACAATAGCAATGCAGCACCTGGTTGAACATGTCACAGGCGTGTTGTATGGATCAACTCCGCCGGGGAACAACTGCCTCCACATCTCCGCCATCCATGGCCAAGAGGGATTCTGCAAGGCTGTCCTAGCGCTGAACAAAGAATCTCTGCCACTACTACTCACCGCTGTCAATGCCAGTGGCGAGACGCCGCTGCTCACCGCCGTGACAAGCGGACATGTTTCTgtagcttctgttttgctcagCTACTGCCGCGAtcagaagctgagcagggcgatCTTGAAGCAAGACAAGCATGGATTCAATGCGCTGCACCACGCCATCCGTAGCAGCCACAAGAGCCTGGCGCTGGAGCTGATAGCAGCGGAGCCCGCCCTATCGCATGCTGTGAACAAATACCAGGAGTCAGCCATGTTCATGGCGGTGATGAGACAAAATTACGAGGATGTGGTCGATAAACTTTTGAAGATTCCTGATTCTGCCCATGAGGGATCCGATGGCTCAAATGCTCTGCATGCTGCTGTGAGAAACGGCAATTCAG TTCTTGCTCAAAAGATTGTGGAGACACGTCCATGGCTGgccagagaaaaagaaaaatctatTCCCAACACTCCATTGCATGTGGCTGTCCTCTTTAACAAGATTGACGTGCTAAGAGTATTATTGGAACACGATCGGTCTTTGGGGTATGCCCTCGGCTCAAACCGTGGTGATACCCCTCTTCTTGTTTGTGCTGCACACCGAGGACATGTTGGCGTTGCTAGAGAGCTTCTTAAACATTGTCCAGATGCTCCCTATTGTGATACAAGTGGCTGGACTTGCCTGCATGAAGCTGTGTCAACCGTACAAAGGGAGTTCGTACAATTTGTCCTGGGCTCGCCACAACTACGCAGACTCATTAACATgcgagatggagatggagaaaCTCCACTACATCTCGCAGTCCAAAAGTGCGATCCGAAGATGGTCGCTGCTTTATTGCAACACCATGACATAGACGTCACAGTGACTGACAATGATGGAGACAATGCAACCTGGCAATTATCAGGTGCCACAAAGCATGCCAAGACTTTATACTGG AACGAAGTGTCCATGCTTTTGTTGAAAGCAGATCCTCGAGATGAAACTTGTATTTATAATCTCCACAAGGAAGCCAAGGAGAAAGTGACAAACTTAATGAGGAAGGATATCAAGTCACTGAATGAAACATATACAGGCAACACTTCCCTGGTGGCAATCCTCATCGCAACAATTACTTTTGCTGCTGCATTCACTTTACCTGGAGGATACAGCACTGATGCTGGAAACGAGGGGTTTCCCATCATGGCAAAGAAGGTCGCTTTCCAAGCATTCTTGATCTCCGACACCTTAGCAATGTGCTCTTCACTTGCGGTTGCTTTCATATGCATCATAGCCAAGTGGGAGGATCTTGAGTTCTTGATTTACTACAGATCATTTACAAAGAAGCTTATGTGGTTTGCGTACATGGCGACCACCACGGCATTCGCAACTGGTTTATACACAGTTCTGGCCCATCATCTCCAGTGGTTGGCTGTTGCGGTTTGCGTACTGACGGGTTTATTGCCCATTGTTACTAAGCTGCTAGGTGAATGGCCCATCTTGAAACTAAGATTTCGGCTGGGTCGGACATTCAAGTCTGAGCTCCTTGATATGGTCTAA
- the LOC120645444 gene encoding nuclear factor NF-kappa-B p100 subunit-like, which produces MDRRLLNAAVSGDATEIVRLALHDPALLLGTTPQGNTCIHIASIHGHEGFCKDVLALSQSLPLLTAVNADGETPLLTAVTRGRPALASLLLRCCKDQQAILIKDKHGCNALHYAIRRGYRALAFELIEAAPDLSKAVNENDESPMFIAAMRNFTHLFDKLLSIPDSADSGACGFNVLHAAVGNGNSGETCAFIT; this is translated from the coding sequence ATGGACAGGCGGCTCCTCAACGCAGCCGTATCTGGTGATGCCACAGAAATTGTGCGCCTGGCTTTGCACGATCCGGCCCTGCTGCTTGGAACAACTCCGCAGGGGAACACCTGCATCCACATCGCCTCCATCCATGGCCATGAGGGGTTCTGCAAGGACGTCCTGGCGCTAAGCCAGTCTCTTCCTCTCCTGACTGCCGTCAATGCAGACGGCGAGACGCCGTTGCTCACCGCCGTGACGAGGGGCCGCCCGGCTTTAGCTTCTCTTCTCCTCAGGTGCTGCAAGGATCAGCAGGCGATCTTGATCAAGGACAAGCACGGATGCAACGCGTTGCACTACGCCATCCGCAGAGGATACAGGGCGCTTGCGTTCGAGCTGATAGAAGCCGCGCCTGACCTATCCAAAGCTGTGAATGAAAACGACGAGTCGCCCATGTTCATTGCAGCGATGAGAAATTTCACTCATTTGTTCGACAAGTTGTTGAGTATTCCTGATTCGGCTGATTCGGGAGCCTGCGGCTTCAATGTTCTCCATGCTGCCGTCGGAAATGGCAATTCAGGTGAGACCTGTGCATTCATCACCTAA